In the Grimontia kaedaensis genome, one interval contains:
- a CDS encoding sodium:solute symporter family protein, with protein sequence MDLKTVTYLVVGFTFVLYIGIAIWARAGSTKEFYVAGGGVNPVANGMATAADWMSAASFISMAGLIGFMGYGGSVFLMGWTGGYVLLALLLAPYLRKFGKFTVPEFIGERFYSNTARVVAVICLIIASVTYVIGQMKGVGVAFGRFLEVDYATGLYIGMAIVFMYAVLGGMKGITYTQIAQYCVLILAYTIPAIFISLQLTGHPLPQIGLGSTMSGTDTYLLDRLDQVVSELGFSEYTTSVRGDTLNMFVYTMSLMIGTAGLPHVIIRFFTVPKVRDARISAGWALFFIAILYTTAPAVAAMARLNLMDTVNPAPGQHLAYDERPDWFKNWEKTGLLGFDDKNNDGKINYTSDKATNELKVDRDIMVLANPEIAKLPNWVIALVAAGGLAAALSTAAGLLLAISSAVSHDLLKGVFRPDISEKNELMASRIAMAVAIAFAGYLGLHPPGFAAGTVALAFGLAASSIFPALMMGIFSKSINKEGAIAGMIAGISVTLFYVFQHKGILFIADWKYLESWGSNWFLGIEPNAFGAIGALVNFTVAIAVSRVTAETPQHVKDLVEHVRIPGGAGEAQDH encoded by the coding sequence ATGGATTTGAAAACCGTTACTTACCTTGTCGTAGGTTTCACGTTCGTTCTCTACATCGGGATCGCAATTTGGGCCCGCGCAGGTTCAACGAAAGAGTTCTATGTTGCAGGCGGTGGTGTAAACCCTGTTGCAAACGGCATGGCAACGGCAGCGGACTGGATGTCTGCAGCTTCGTTTATTTCAATGGCAGGTCTGATTGGCTTTATGGGATACGGCGGTTCTGTATTCCTGATGGGCTGGACAGGCGGCTACGTACTTCTGGCACTGTTGCTTGCGCCTTACCTGCGTAAGTTCGGTAAGTTCACTGTTCCAGAGTTTATCGGTGAGCGTTTCTATTCGAACACAGCCCGTGTGGTAGCAGTTATCTGTCTGATCATCGCATCGGTGACTTACGTTATCGGTCAGATGAAAGGTGTGGGCGTGGCATTTGGTCGCTTCCTGGAAGTTGACTACGCAACGGGCCTTTACATCGGTATGGCGATCGTATTCATGTACGCAGTACTTGGCGGCATGAAAGGTATCACCTACACGCAAATTGCTCAGTACTGTGTTCTGATCCTGGCATACACCATTCCAGCTATCTTTATCTCACTGCAACTAACTGGCCACCCTCTGCCACAAATTGGTTTGGGTAGTACCATGTCCGGCACGGATACCTATTTGCTCGATCGGCTCGATCAGGTGGTCTCTGAACTTGGGTTCAGTGAATACACCACATCAGTCCGCGGTGACACCCTTAACATGTTCGTTTACACCATGTCACTGATGATCGGTACTGCAGGTCTACCACACGTCATCATCCGTTTCTTCACGGTACCAAAAGTACGTGATGCACGTATCTCTGCAGGTTGGGCACTGTTCTTCATCGCGATTCTGTACACCACTGCACCCGCAGTTGCAGCAATGGCGCGCCTGAATCTGATGGATACAGTTAACCCTGCACCAGGCCAGCACCTTGCTTATGATGAGCGTCCTGACTGGTTCAAGAACTGGGAAAAAACCGGTCTGCTTGGCTTTGATGACAAGAACAACGACGGCAAGATCAACTACACCTCTGACAAAGCAACGAACGAGCTGAAAGTTGACCGTGACATCATGGTTCTGGCGAACCCTGAAATCGCGAAACTGCCTAACTGGGTTATCGCGCTGGTTGCAGCGGGTGGTCTGGCAGCGGCACTATCAACAGCAGCAGGTCTGCTTCTGGCTATCTCGTCGGCGGTATCGCATGACTTGTTGAAAGGGGTCTTCAGGCCTGACATTTCAGAGAAGAATGAGCTCATGGCGAGCCGGATTGCTATGGCGGTGGCGATTGCCTTCGCAGGTTATCTCGGTCTGCATCCACCGGGCTTCGCAGCCGGTACGGTCGCCCTCGCCTTTGGCTTGGCCGCCTCGTCAATCTTCCCTGCACTGATGATGGGTATCTTCTCCAAGTCCATCAACAAGGAAGGGGCGATTGCCGGTATGATCGCAGGTATCAGTGTGACACTGTTCTACGTATTCCAGCACAAAGGCATCCTGTTCATCGCGGACTGGAAATACCTGGAAAGCTGGGGCAGCAACTGGTTCCTGGGCATTGAGCCAAACGCGTTCGGTGCTATTGGCGCGCTCGTGAACTTCACGGTTGCTATCGCGGTTTCCCGCGTTACTGCAGAAACCCCACAACACGTTAAAGATCTGGTTGAGCACGTTCGTATCCCTGGCGGTGCGGGTGAAGCGCAAGACCACTAA
- the aspA gene encoding aspartate ammonia-lyase has protein sequence MSQTIDFENNLTNPLLATRIEEDLLGERHVPSDAYYGIHTLRAVENFNISRTTISDVPEFVRGMVFTKKAAAIANKELGVIPAEVGDYIIKACDAILETGKCMDQFPSDVYQGGAGTSVNMNANEVIANLALELMGKEKGDYDVVNPNDHVNKSQSTNCAYPTGFRIAVYNSILQLIESIDYLQNEFNGKATEFKGVLKMGRTQLQDAVPMTVGQEFHAFAVLLKEEVKNLKYTAELLLEVNLGATAIGTGLNAAAGYQQLAVQRLAEVTGLNCTPAEDLIEATSDCGAYVMVHGALKRLAVKLSKICNDLRLLSSGPRAGFNEINLPQMQAGSSIMPAKVNPVIPEVVNQVCFKVIGNDTTVTFAAEAGQLQLNVMEPVIGQALFESIEILSNACVNLGKKCINGITVNKEVCEAFVYNSIGIVTYLNPFIGHHEGDIVGKICAETGKSVREVVLERGLLTEEQLDDIFSVENLMHPQYKAKRYN, from the coding sequence ATGTCTCAGACGATTGATTTCGAAAATAACCTGACCAACCCTCTTTTAGCGACCCGTATCGAGGAAGACTTGCTTGGCGAACGCCATGTGCCGTCTGATGCGTATTACGGTATTCATACCCTTCGCGCTGTTGAGAACTTCAATATCTCCCGTACCACGATTTCTGATGTACCAGAATTTGTGCGTGGCATGGTCTTCACCAAGAAAGCCGCTGCGATAGCGAACAAAGAGCTGGGTGTTATCCCTGCTGAAGTGGGCGACTACATTATCAAAGCATGTGATGCGATTCTGGAAACCGGCAAATGCATGGATCAATTTCCATCGGATGTTTACCAAGGCGGCGCAGGCACTTCCGTGAACATGAACGCGAACGAAGTGATCGCGAACCTGGCACTGGAACTGATGGGTAAAGAAAAGGGTGACTATGACGTTGTTAACCCTAACGACCACGTAAACAAGAGCCAGTCGACCAACTGCGCTTACCCGACCGGTTTCCGTATCGCGGTCTACAACAGCATCCTGCAGCTGATCGAATCCATCGATTACCTGCAAAACGAATTCAATGGTAAAGCAACCGAATTCAAAGGTGTGCTGAAAATGGGTCGTACCCAGCTTCAGGACGCAGTGCCTATGACAGTAGGTCAAGAATTCCACGCGTTTGCAGTGCTTCTGAAAGAAGAAGTGAAGAACCTGAAATACACCGCGGAACTGCTTCTTGAGGTGAATCTGGGCGCGACGGCGATCGGTACTGGCCTCAACGCTGCAGCAGGTTACCAACAGCTGGCAGTTCAGCGTCTGGCGGAAGTGACGGGACTGAACTGCACCCCAGCAGAAGACTTGATTGAAGCGACTTCTGACTGCGGTGCTTACGTGATGGTTCACGGCGCACTGAAGCGCTTAGCAGTGAAACTGTCGAAGATCTGTAACGACCTGCGTCTACTGTCTTCTGGTCCACGCGCGGGCTTCAACGAAATCAACCTGCCGCAAATGCAGGCGGGTTCTTCTATCATGCCAGCAAAAGTCAACCCGGTGATCCCAGAAGTGGTTAACCAAGTTTGCTTTAAGGTGATCGGTAACGACACCACGGTGACTTTCGCGGCGGAAGCCGGTCAGCTGCAGCTAAACGTGATGGAGCCAGTAATTGGTCAGGCGCTGTTCGAGTCTATCGAAATCCTGTCTAACGCCTGCGTAAACCTGGGTAAGAAGTGCATCAACGGCATCACGGTTAACAAAGAAGTCTGTGAAGCCTTCGTTTACAACTCCATCGGCATCGTCACTTACCTGAACCCGTTCATTGGCCACCACGAAGGTGACATCGTCGGTAAGATTTGTGCGGAAACCGGTAAGAGCGTCCGTGAAGTGGTCTTGGAAAGAGGATTACTGACGGAAGAGCAACTCGATGATATCTTCTCCGTCGAAAACTTGATGCATCCGCAATATAAAGCGAAGCGCTATAACTAA
- a CDS encoding FxsA family protein, translating into MFPILLLMFITVPVIEIALFIQVGGVLGLWPTVALILLTAVVGASLVRSQGLQTLMTVQQRMNQGELPAQQIIEGVMLAVAGVLLLTPGFMTDAMGMAVLLPWPRAWLAKQFMSKVKVAGFQRGFGGQPGQGPFGGQDPFNRGPHQGSNDGGNTFEGEYQRKDEDRDRLN; encoded by the coding sequence GTGTTTCCAATCTTGCTGTTGATGTTCATTACCGTCCCTGTGATTGAAATTGCTCTGTTTATTCAGGTCGGTGGCGTGTTGGGACTTTGGCCTACGGTAGCGCTGATTTTACTGACCGCTGTGGTGGGGGCTTCCTTGGTGCGCAGTCAGGGACTGCAAACCTTAATGACAGTGCAGCAGCGCATGAATCAAGGCGAGTTACCAGCACAGCAAATCATTGAAGGTGTGATGCTGGCAGTGGCAGGTGTGCTGCTTCTGACCCCAGGCTTTATGACTGATGCTATGGGCATGGCTGTGTTATTGCCTTGGCCGCGAGCATGGTTGGCAAAACAGTTTATGAGTAAGGTAAAAGTGGCGGGGTTTCAAAGAGGGTTTGGTGGTCAACCAGGTCAGGGGCCATTTGGTGGACAAGACCCGTTTAACCGCGGTCCTCACCAAGGTTCGAATGATGGTGGCAACACCTTCGAAGGTGAATATCAGCGAAAAGATGAAGATCGCGATCGCTTGAACTGA
- a CDS encoding MarC family protein: MLSALITQFVVLWAVIDPIGSVPVYLSQTSHMTEKQRRIVAFKAILIATMILLFFLVAGQFLLEAMQIPLPAFQAAGGLVLLLFALTMIFGESKPDQETKMCSDSLSKSDLSATAVFPLAVPSIASPGAMMAIVMLTDNHRFAITEQAITACIMLVVLAVTLLLLLSANFIHRIIGHVGASIISRVMGLILAAVATSNLLQGILDFYTLA, from the coding sequence TTGCTTAGCGCGCTTATCACTCAATTTGTTGTTCTCTGGGCTGTCATCGACCCGATTGGCTCAGTCCCCGTTTACCTCTCCCAAACCAGTCACATGACAGAAAAGCAGCGTCGTATCGTGGCATTTAAAGCCATTTTGATTGCGACCATGATTCTGCTGTTTTTCCTGGTGGCCGGGCAATTCCTGCTGGAAGCTATGCAAATTCCTCTCCCAGCATTTCAAGCGGCTGGCGGCTTAGTACTGCTGCTTTTTGCCCTAACTATGATTTTTGGGGAAAGTAAGCCAGATCAGGAAACCAAAATGTGCAGTGATTCGCTGTCCAAATCTGATCTGTCTGCCACCGCCGTGTTTCCATTAGCGGTGCCGTCCATCGCATCTCCAGGTGCCATGATGGCGATAGTCATGCTCACTGATAATCACCGTTTTGCCATCACAGAGCAAGCCATTACCGCATGCATTATGTTGGTGGTTTTAGCGGTGACTTTGTTGCTGTTACTCAGTGCTAATTTTATCCATCGAATCATTGGTCATGTGGGCGCTTCTATCATAAGCCGCGTTATGGGTCTCATCCTTGCAGCCGTTGCAACAAGTAATTTGCTTCAAGGCATACTCGACTTTTACACCTTAGCCTAA
- a CDS encoding protein-disulfide reductase DsbD → MKAMSKIGSRLFAIFALALISALPAKAEFTLFNSPIPAAGSAPAFVPVDQAFPFNFTQQGDRVYLDWQVLPGYYLYQDKIEVIPSEDARIGALDMRQGQPYEDEFFGEVSIYKEPLTVSVPLLEATDNSLLRVTYQGCAEAGFCYPPETVTVPLIAVAAGSEAPPASVVSAPVEPAKPASSGSSSSSTEVSSLADNWWQPLLFLGLGIGLAFTPCVLPMYPILTGIVLGGGKKTQGQTFRLSMLYVQGMALTYTLLGLVVASAGLQFQAAFQHPYVLIGLSALFVLLALSMFGVFNLQLPASLQTKLSEISNQQKGGSNLGVFTMGAISGLICSPCTTAPLSGALLYVAQSGDLLTGAVTLYALALGMGIPLIIAAMFGNKLLPKAGGWMDRVKVFFGLVLLAAPIFLLERLLPESVSVWLWAAWMLVSLGWLYHISRTLQPGKLASALGIIAILGLSGGAAYTYNAVFAPAAKAEVPSVEFIKIANIDDLNRELAAAKSAGKPVMLDFYADWCVACKEFEKYTFHDANVAPELKNFVLLQADVTANRPQDIKMLTSLNVLGLPTIDFWDANGNPLPDARLTGFMEAKPFLSHLEQNQLINKQG, encoded by the coding sequence ATGAAGGCTATGTCCAAAATAGGCTCACGACTTTTTGCGATTTTTGCGCTGGCGCTGATAAGTGCTCTTCCCGCCAAGGCGGAATTTACCCTTTTCAATTCTCCGATACCGGCAGCGGGTAGTGCGCCTGCGTTCGTTCCGGTGGATCAGGCTTTTCCTTTCAACTTTACCCAGCAAGGCGATCGGGTTTATCTCGATTGGCAGGTTCTGCCTGGGTACTACCTCTATCAGGACAAGATAGAAGTTATTCCCAGTGAAGACGCCAGAATTGGCGCGCTGGATATGCGTCAGGGACAGCCCTACGAAGACGAGTTCTTCGGTGAGGTCTCGATTTACAAAGAGCCGCTGACGGTGTCAGTTCCTTTGCTTGAAGCGACGGATAACTCGCTGCTGAGAGTGACCTACCAAGGCTGTGCAGAAGCGGGCTTCTGCTATCCGCCAGAAACCGTCACCGTCCCATTAATCGCAGTAGCCGCTGGCAGTGAAGCGCCACCAGCATCTGTTGTTAGCGCTCCTGTTGAACCCGCAAAGCCAGCCTCCTCTGGCTCAAGTTCGTCTTCCACAGAAGTGAGCAGCCTTGCCGATAACTGGTGGCAGCCTTTACTGTTTTTGGGCTTGGGCATTGGTTTGGCTTTCACGCCATGTGTACTGCCGATGTACCCGATTTTGACCGGTATCGTGTTGGGTGGCGGTAAGAAAACTCAGGGGCAGACCTTCCGACTCTCCATGCTTTATGTACAGGGTATGGCGCTGACTTACACCCTGCTAGGACTGGTTGTCGCCTCGGCTGGCTTACAATTTCAGGCAGCTTTCCAACACCCTTATGTGTTGATTGGCTTGAGTGCGCTCTTTGTGCTGCTGGCACTGTCGATGTTTGGCGTGTTTAACCTGCAACTTCCGGCCAGTCTTCAAACCAAACTAAGTGAAATCAGCAACCAGCAAAAAGGCGGAAGCAACCTTGGTGTATTCACCATGGGCGCGATTTCCGGGTTGATTTGCTCGCCATGCACCACAGCGCCGTTATCCGGAGCACTTTTGTATGTCGCTCAAAGCGGTGATCTGCTAACAGGCGCAGTTACACTCTACGCGCTCGCATTGGGTATGGGCATTCCGCTCATCATCGCAGCGATGTTTGGCAACAAACTACTACCAAAAGCTGGCGGCTGGATGGACAGAGTCAAAGTCTTCTTCGGTCTGGTGCTCTTGGCTGCGCCTATCTTCCTGCTGGAGCGTCTGCTGCCTGAAAGCGTCAGCGTATGGCTGTGGGCAGCATGGATGTTGGTATCACTGGGTTGGCTTTACCATATCAGCCGTACACTCCAACCTGGCAAGCTCGCTAGCGCACTCGGAATTATCGCGATCCTCGGCTTGAGTGGTGGTGCGGCTTACACTTATAACGCCGTATTTGCGCCTGCTGCGAAAGCCGAAGTGCCATCGGTCGAGTTCATTAAGATTGCTAATATCGACGATCTGAATCGAGAACTCGCGGCAGCCAAATCCGCAGGCAAACCAGTGATGCTGGATTTCTATGCCGACTGGTGTGTGGCGTGTAAGGAGTTTGAGAAGTACACCTTCCACGATGCGAACGTGGCACCGGAGCTGAAAAACTTCGTTTTGCTTCAGGCTGATGTGACGGCCAACCGCCCGCAAGACATCAAAATGCTAACTTCCCTTAACGTGCTGGGCTTACCCACTATCGATTTTTGGGATGCCAACGGGAATCCACTTCCTGATGCCCGTTTAACCGGATTTATGGAAGCTAAACCCTTCCTTTCCCATCTTGAGCAAAATCAGTTGATTAACAAACAAGGCTGA
- a CDS encoding anaerobic C4-dicarboxylate transporter, protein MVAVELFVVLAFIYLGARIGGIGIGLAGGAGVVALSLFLGMPTSQSYIPIDVILIIMSVITAIAAMQVAGGMDWLVEKAEDFLRKNPKQITFYAPIVTYLMTLMAGTGHTAFSTLPVIAEVAKEQGIRPSRPLSIAVVASQIAITASPISAAVVFFSGILEPLGIGYLTLLAICIPTTFVACMAGAFVANFLGCELKDDPVYQERLEKGLIKLQGTTKREIAPTAKKATYIFLGAIVLVVAYAAAISGSIGLIENPTLGRNEAIMTFMLAAAALIVATTKIDASKIASAPTFRSGMTACVCVLGVAWLGSTFVNAHVEGIKEVAGTLLSDYPWMLAMVLFFASMLLYSQGATTVALMPAALAIGVAPMTAIASFAAVSALFVLPTYPTLLAAVEMDDTGSTRIGNLVFNHPFFIPGVVTIATAVVLGFVVGGIVL, encoded by the coding sequence ATGGTTGCAGTGGAGTTGTTCGTCGTTCTTGCGTTCATCTATCTGGGCGCACGGATTGGAGGTATTGGTATCGGCTTGGCCGGTGGCGCAGGTGTTGTTGCTCTGTCCTTATTCTTGGGAATGCCAACCTCGCAAAGCTATATCCCTATCGACGTTATCTTGATCATCATGTCTGTGATCACCGCAATTGCAGCGATGCAGGTTGCTGGCGGTATGGACTGGTTGGTTGAGAAAGCCGAAGATTTTCTTCGTAAGAATCCTAAACAAATTACCTTCTACGCACCGATCGTCACTTATCTGATGACGCTGATGGCGGGTACCGGCCACACTGCGTTCTCAACCCTTCCTGTCATTGCAGAAGTGGCGAAAGAGCAAGGCATTCGTCCATCACGCCCACTTTCTATCGCGGTTGTTGCCTCTCAAATCGCAATCACGGCATCTCCGATTTCTGCTGCTGTGGTGTTCTTTTCTGGCATCCTTGAACCACTGGGTATCGGTTACCTGACTCTGCTGGCTATCTGTATTCCAACCACGTTCGTTGCCTGTATGGCAGGCGCATTTGTGGCGAACTTCCTGGGTTGTGAGCTAAAAGACGATCCGGTTTACCAGGAGCGTCTGGAAAAAGGTCTGATCAAACTGCAGGGCACTACCAAGCGTGAAATCGCTCCTACCGCGAAGAAAGCAACATACATCTTCCTGGGTGCCATCGTGCTGGTCGTGGCTTACGCCGCAGCGATTTCCGGTTCAATCGGCCTGATTGAAAACCCAACGCTGGGTCGTAACGAAGCCATCATGACCTTCATGCTGGCGGCGGCGGCGCTGATTGTTGCAACTACCAAAATCGACGCATCGAAAATCGCATCTGCACCGACTTTCCGCTCAGGTATGACAGCGTGTGTGTGTGTACTGGGTGTGGCTTGGTTAGGTTCAACCTTTGTGAACGCGCACGTTGAAGGCATCAAAGAAGTCGCGGGCACCTTGCTGTCTGACTACCCATGGATGCTGGCTATGGTGCTGTTCTTTGCTTCGATGCTGCTCTACTCACAAGGTGCGACGACGGTTGCCCTGATGCCTGCGGCGCTGGCAATTGGCGTTGCCCCTATGACAGCGATTGCTTCATTTGCGGCAGTGAGTGCGCTGTTCGTTCTGCCAACTTACCCAACACTGTTGGCCGCGGTTGAAATGGACGATACAGGTTCAACCCGTATTGGTAATCTGGTCTTCAACCACCCGTTCTTCATTCCAGGCGTGGTCACCATCGCCACTGCTGTTGTGCTGGGCTTTGTGGTAGGCGGCATTGTGCTGTAA
- a CDS encoding response regulator transcription factor: MDAQYTIVIADDHPLFRNALFQSVHMAISGANLLEADSLDSLTALLEKEPDIDLLLLDLKMPGANGMSGLIHLRVQYPELPIVVISASEEASVVRQVKANGAIGFIPKSSDMRELINSLNHVLEGETCFPSGIDFSDDSDEESLMDKISSLTPQQYKVLNMLNDGLLNKQIAYELDVSEATIKAHMTAIFRKLGVKNRTQAVILLQQMESDA; the protein is encoded by the coding sequence ATGGACGCTCAATACACCATTGTCATCGCTGACGACCACCCTTTGTTTCGCAATGCACTGTTTCAATCTGTGCATATGGCGATCAGTGGTGCCAATTTGCTGGAAGCAGACTCATTAGACAGTCTGACTGCCCTGCTGGAAAAAGAACCCGACATTGATTTGTTGCTGCTGGATCTGAAAATGCCCGGCGCTAATGGCATGTCAGGTCTTATCCACCTTCGCGTCCAATACCCAGAGCTTCCCATCGTGGTGATTTCAGCCAGTGAAGAGGCCAGCGTAGTCCGTCAGGTGAAAGCCAATGGCGCGATAGGTTTTATTCCGAAATCCAGCGACATGCGCGAGTTGATAAACAGCCTCAACCACGTGCTTGAAGGCGAGACGTGCTTCCCTTCCGGGATTGATTTCAGTGATGACAGCGATGAAGAGTCACTGATGGATAAGATCTCTTCTCTCACACCACAACAATACAAAGTGCTCAACATGCTCAATGATGGTCTGCTGAACAAGCAGATTGCCTATGAGTTGGATGTGTCAGAGGCCACCATCAAAGCGCATATGACCGCGATCTTCCGCAAACTCGGGGTGAAAAACCGTACTCAGGCGGTCATCCTGCTGCAGCAAATGGAATCTGACGCCTAG
- a CDS encoding DUF4212 domain-containing protein: MSEEQKQDNAKAYWQKNVRLMIYLLAVWFVVSFGCGILFVDQLNEIRIGGYKLGFWFAQQGSIYTFLAIIFVYAFQMRKLDKEFGVDDDE; encoded by the coding sequence ATGTCTGAGGAACAGAAACAAGATAACGCCAAAGCCTATTGGCAAAAGAACGTCAGGCTGATGATTTATCTGCTTGCTGTTTGGTTCGTGGTGTCGTTTGGATGCGGCATCCTGTTTGTTGATCAACTCAACGAAATTCGTATCGGCGGCTACAAGCTAGGCTTCTGGTTCGCACAACAGGGGTCAATTTATACCTTCTTGGCCATCATTTTTGTTTACGCCTTTCAGATGCGCAAACTCGATAAAGAGTTTGGCGTAGATGATGACGAGTAA